The Comamonas endophytica sequence GCGCTGGCCACCGGCGAGGCGGATGCGGCGGCCCTCGCCGACGAAGCCGTGCTGCACGACTGGAGCCTGTCCTCGGGCGTGGCCTCGGCATCCGCCGGCATCGAGGTGGAGCACAACGTCGTCATCGCCATCGGCATGAGCGCCCGGGCCACCAGCGAGCTGGTCATCGCCCACGACGTGATGGCCGACGCCATCGATGCGCAGGCCGTGCAGCGCACGCTGCAGGCCCTGGGCCTGGAGGGCGCCGAAGGGCTCGAGCGCATCGTGAATGTCTTCTGTAAGGCCGAAGCCAGTCCCGACGGGCTGGTGCGCGGCATGCGCCACACCATGCTGGTCGATTCGGACATCAACTCGACGCGCCACGCGCGCGCCGTGACGGGCGCCGTCGTCGCCTCGGTGGTCGGACACGGCATGGTCTACGTTTCCGGCGGCGCCGAGCACCAGGGGCCGGCCGGTGGCGGCCCGGTCGCCATCATCGCCCGCGCCTGACGCATCACAGGGAGCACCAGACATGGAAGAACAGGAAATCCTCACCTACGTGAAAGCCGCGGCGCCGGCGCTGGGCCTGACGCTGGATGCGCAGCGCGCGGCCGCCGTCGCGCAGCATTTCGGCCGCACCGTGGCGATGGCCCGGCTGCTGGAGCAGGCGCAGCTGGCGCCCGAAGACGAGCTGGCCGAGATCTACTGCCCGGCGCCCTTTCCCGTCAAGGAGGCACAGGCATGAATACGACCACCATCCTGCGCGCAGTTGCCACCGGCGAACGCAGCGCCCGCGAGGTGTGCGACGAAGCCCTGGCGCATATCGAGGCCAGCGATGGCGCCATCAATGCCTTCACCGAGATCACGGCCGAACGCGCGCGCGCCGAGGCCGATGCCGTGGATGCGCGCCGCGCGCGCGGCGAATCCCTGCCGCCGCTGGCCGGCCTGCCCTATGCCGTGAAGAATCTCTTCGACATCGAAGGCCTCACGACCCTGGCCGGCTCCAAGGTCAACCAGGGGCTGCCCGCGGCGCATGAGGATGCGGTGCTGGTGCAGCGCCTGCAGTCGGCCGGCGCGGTGCTGGTCGGCGCGCTCAACATGGACGAGTACGCCTACGGTTTCACGACCGAGAACACGCACTACGGCCCGACGCGCAATCCGCGCGACACCACGCGCATCGCCGGCGGCTCCTCGGGCGGCTCCGGGGCCGCGGTGGCGGCGCGCCAGGTGCCGCTGACGCTGGGCTCCGACACCAACGGCTCGATCCGCGTGCCCGCGTCGCTGTGCGGCGCCTGGGGGCTCAAGCCCACCTTCGGGCGGCTTTCGCGCCGTGGCACCTATCCCTTCGTGCACAGCATCGACCATCTCGGCCCGATCGCGGACAGCGTGCAGGGCCTGGCGCTGGCCTATGACGCGATGCAGGGGCCCGATGCGCTCGATCCGGGCTGCCATGCGCTGCGCGTGCAGGCCGCGCTGCCCAGCCTGCGGCAGGGTGCGGGCGGCCTGCGCATCGGCGTGCTGGGCGGGTACTTCCGCGATTTCGCCAGCGCCCCGGCGCGTGCCGCGGTGGACCTGGCCGCACGCACGTTGGGAGCGCATGACGAGGTGCTGTGGCCGGATGCGGCTCTCGCGCGCGCCGCGGCATTCATCGTCACGGCCAGCGAGGGCGGCAGCCTGCATCTGGACGATCTGCGCAGCCGTCCGCAGGATTTCGAGCCCCTGTCGGTGGACCGCTTCATCTCGGGCCTGCTGCAGCCGGCGGACTGGTACCTGCGCGCGCAGCGCTTTCGGCGCGCCTACCGCGACAAGGTCAACGCGCTGTTCCAGGACTGGGATGTGCTGATCGCGCCGGCCACGCCGGTCAGCGCCCCGACCATCGGCAGCGAATGGATAGAGATCAATGGCACGTCCCACCTCTGCCGCCCGGCCATGGGCCTGCTGACGCAGCCCATCTCCTTTGCCGGCTGCCCGGTGGTGGCCGCGCCCCTGTGGCCCGAAGGCACGGGCGGCATGCCGATCGGCGTGCAGCTCATCGCCGCGCCGTGGAACGAGGCGCTGTGCCTGCGCGCCGCGCGCATTCTGGAGGAAGCGGGCACGGCCCGCATGGAGCAATGATGGAACCGATGCAGATCAACCTTCCCGATGTCCTGGCCGAGGTGACGGCCGCGTTCGCGCGCTACGAACGGGCGCTGACATCCAACGACGTGTCCGTGCTCGACGAGCTGTTCTGGCAAAGCCCGCACACGCTGCGCTATGGCGCGACCGAGAACCTGTATGGCTACGAGGCCATCGCCGGCTTCCGCGCCGGTCGGCCCTCGAGCG is a genomic window containing:
- a CDS encoding DUF4089 domain-containing protein encodes the protein MEEQEILTYVKAAAPALGLTLDAQRAAAVAQHFGRTVAMARLLEQAQLAPEDELAEIYCPAPFPVKEAQA
- the hpxZ gene encoding oxalurate catabolism protein HpxZ; translated protein: MQINLPDVLAEVTAAFARYERALTSNDVSVLDELFWQSPHTLRYGATENLYGYEAIAGFRAGRPSSGLEREVLKTVITTYGRDCATANIEFRRTGSASTGRQSQTWLRMPEGWRVVAAHVSLLAPPAA
- a CDS encoding AtzE family amidohydrolase encodes the protein MNTTTILRAVATGERSAREVCDEALAHIEASDGAINAFTEITAERARAEADAVDARRARGESLPPLAGLPYAVKNLFDIEGLTTLAGSKVNQGLPAAHEDAVLVQRLQSAGAVLVGALNMDEYAYGFTTENTHYGPTRNPRDTTRIAGGSSGGSGAAVAARQVPLTLGSDTNGSIRVPASLCGAWGLKPTFGRLSRRGTYPFVHSIDHLGPIADSVQGLALAYDAMQGPDALDPGCHALRVQAALPSLRQGAGGLRIGVLGGYFRDFASAPARAAVDLAARTLGAHDEVLWPDAALARAAAFIVTASEGGSLHLDDLRSRPQDFEPLSVDRFISGLLQPADWYLRAQRFRRAYRDKVNALFQDWDVLIAPATPVSAPTIGSEWIEINGTSHLCRPAMGLLTQPISFAGCPVVAAPLWPEGTGGMPIGVQLIAAPWNEALCLRAARILEEAGTARMEQ